In Methanoregula sp., a single genomic region encodes these proteins:
- a CDS encoding transcriptional regulator FilR1 domain-containing protein, translating into MEPLEVYNKNYKLIQSIYSSRLKIQILLAIAQGPKPLAVLREVTGSTSQAIIPKIRSLERLSLVEPWEHGYAITPSGRILVTKIEDFVMTMGELTQHREFWATHDIEGIPRPFLHTIGALFGSEVEFDTTDNMFHIYTHFITILQQAGYIHAISSVMSPTVADVLSERIIAGIPVELVVSRSIAAGLLQEPFLSKIQKLKPYQNFKIWIVEEPLSLGLTITDKHLSLGLNKKISNIYDSSADMFSTDIKAREWAEQLFQYYRNRAVLLESG; encoded by the coding sequence ATGGAACCGCTGGAGGTTTACAATAAAAATTACAAGTTGATCCAATCGATCTATTCGTCACGATTGAAAATCCAGATATTACTTGCAATCGCCCAGGGGCCAAAACCACTTGCGGTACTGCGGGAGGTGACCGGGAGCACATCCCAGGCAATTATCCCGAAGATCCGAAGTCTCGAGCGTCTCTCTCTCGTCGAACCGTGGGAACACGGTTACGCCATTACACCCTCCGGCAGGATTCTCGTCACCAAGATCGAGGATTTTGTGATGACTATGGGCGAGCTCACCCAGCACCGGGAATTCTGGGCTACCCATGACATTGAAGGGATCCCCCGGCCATTTCTCCATACTATCGGGGCACTCTTCGGTTCAGAAGTTGAGTTTGACACTACTGACAATATGTTCCATATCTATACCCATTTCATCACCATCCTGCAGCAGGCCGGATACATCCATGCCATCTCATCGGTCATGAGTCCCACGGTTGCCGATGTACTCTCAGAGCGGATCATTGCCGGCATTCCGGTTGAACTGGTTGTCAGCCGCAGCATAGCAGCGGGGCTTTTACAGGAACCGTTTTTAAGTAAAATCCAGAAGCTCAAACCTTACCAGAATTTTAAGATCTGGATTGTCGAGGAACCTCTCAGTCTCGGCCTCACCATCACTGACAAACATCTTTCCCTTGGTCTCAACAAGAAGATCAGTAATATCTATGACAGTTCTGCAGATATGTTCAGCACCGATATTAAAGCACGGGAATGGGCAGAGCAGCTGTTCCAGTACTACCGGAACCGGGCAGTTCTCCTGGAATCAGGATGA
- a CDS encoding UbiA family prenyltransferase produces the protein MVLPTHVVVPEGSELFRFTGRAVNWIVDFYDFLVFSSLLLSIECIAMAYVSCIIQQVPWSAMTGIISFFVAFSIYNLNRKTDEDEDAINRQDRFAFTKRYETPLFYASILFLILALVLSGLYGILPLLATVAPFVCGILYSFRLLPASLGYRRLKEIPAVKNIVVGFSWAILLSLLPVYLNQGIPDSKTAITFLLFFLWGFMASMIPDIRDRAGDASAGVRTIPVIFGEKRTRTYLTWVILGLGLPALVFSVFFLPPFTTLLILAINLYSHGCVYLLNKTSLINFLADGISDGQYIVLAGGIFIITYIHPYY, from the coding sequence ATGGTTTTACCTACCCACGTAGTTGTACCGGAAGGGAGCGAACTCTTCCGGTTTACCGGAAGAGCAGTGAACTGGATTGTGGACTTCTATGATTTCCTTGTATTCAGTTCGTTGCTGTTGTCTATTGAATGCATTGCCATGGCATACGTATCCTGCATAATCCAGCAGGTACCCTGGAGTGCAATGACAGGGATCATATCGTTCTTTGTTGCGTTCTCGATCTATAACCTCAACAGGAAGACGGATGAAGATGAGGATGCAATTAACCGGCAGGACCGGTTTGCTTTCACAAAAAGATATGAGACCCCCCTGTTTTATGCGAGCATCCTCTTCCTGATTCTTGCACTCGTTCTCTCGGGGCTTTATGGAATACTGCCTCTGCTTGCAACGGTTGCGCCATTTGTCTGTGGAATCCTTTACAGTTTCCGCTTGCTTCCTGCGTCCCTTGGATATCGAAGGCTCAAGGAGATTCCCGCGGTAAAGAATATCGTTGTCGGTTTTTCCTGGGCAATCCTTCTGTCATTGCTGCCGGTCTACCTCAACCAGGGTATCCCGGATTCCAAAACCGCGATTACATTCCTGTTATTTTTCCTCTGGGGATTCATGGCTTCCATGATCCCGGACATCAGGGACAGGGCCGGTGATGCCAGTGCTGGTGTCAGAACAATTCCCGTGATCTTTGGAGAGAAGCGGACCAGAACCTATCTTACCTGGGTCATTCTTGGGCTTGGATTACCGGCATTAGTCTTCAGTGTCTTCTTTCTGCCACCATTCACTACCTTACTGATCTTAGCCATTAACCTGTATTCGCATGGTTGTGTGTACCTGCTGAACAAGACCTCGCTAATAAATTTCTTAGCAGATGGTATTTCCGATGGACAGTACATCGTCTTAGCTGGGGGGATATTCATCATCACATATATTCATCCGTATTATTGA
- a CDS encoding PEGA domain-containing protein, which produces MKYQCLLLVILGMAAITCFSVVSAEEIGGDQGWYEIHCNVYGANIYLDDKFVGTAPQGALTVAVPTTGTPYKTLTVRKYGYATFVDTITQIPVKGESVDLYATLNELPTTTAATVGGDMGWYIVHCNVEGATVLLDQTNKGEISQGVVYVPVYSTATPYQSYTVTKDGYTPFKRTISRVPLKGESIDLYATLNPLPTPNATPASIGGDIGWYNVHSNVDGATVKFDNDDKGKIAKGTLSVQVYVTGTPYRAFTVYKAGYVPFTGSIAQYPAKGQTVDLYATLNAEPATTIPTPLPTTKSPLPLAIAGIALVIGGACAMLCAKNRK; this is translated from the coding sequence ATGAAATACCAGTGTCTGTTGTTAGTTATCCTGGGAATGGCAGCAATCACCTGCTTCTCTGTTGTATCCGCTGAGGAGATTGGCGGCGACCAGGGATGGTACGAAATCCATTGCAATGTATACGGGGCGAATATCTATCTCGATGACAAATTTGTCGGAACCGCACCCCAGGGTGCCCTGACCGTAGCGGTGCCCACGACCGGGACCCCCTATAAGACACTCACGGTCAGGAAATACGGATATGCGACATTTGTCGATACCATCACCCAGATCCCTGTCAAGGGAGAGAGTGTTGACCTGTATGCAACCTTAAACGAACTGCCCACGACAACTGCAGCTACTGTTGGCGGGGATATGGGTTGGTATATTGTCCATTGCAATGTCGAAGGTGCAACCGTACTGCTCGATCAGACGAATAAGGGCGAGATATCACAAGGTGTTGTCTATGTCCCGGTCTATTCGACCGCCACCCCGTACCAGTCTTACACCGTAACAAAGGATGGCTACACTCCCTTTAAGAGAACCATCAGCCGTGTTCCTTTGAAAGGAGAGAGCATAGACCTCTATGCAACCCTCAACCCGCTACCCACGCCCAACGCAACCCCGGCCAGTATTGGCGGGGATATCGGGTGGTACAATGTCCACTCCAATGTTGACGGTGCTACGGTCAAGTTCGACAACGACGACAAGGGTAAAATCGCCAAAGGTACGCTCAGTGTCCAGGTGTATGTTACCGGCACCCCGTACCGGGCATTCACCGTCTATAAAGCGGGATATGTTCCGTTCACCGGATCTATCGCTCAGTACCCGGCAAAAGGACAGACGGTTGACCTGTATGCAACCCTGAATGCAGAACCCGCAACAACGATCCCAACACCTCTTCCCACGACCAAGTCCCCGCTCCCCCTGGCAATCGCCGGAATAGCCCTGGTCATCGGGGGAGCGTGCGCCATGCTGTGTGCAAAAAACCGGAAATAA
- a CDS encoding endonuclease/exonuclease/phosphatase family protein yields the protein MAKYFRIGSFNVQNLFQRAKALNFQNHSTVDQILVKINEFQDLLAKTLYTESDKQEIVRMYTGELSGYIEVRENRGKLFLRKGQKIIGVKANGKGDDWDGEVAFRPDSFKELTRENTAQVIKDIHADILCIVEAEDRPTLKSFDAQLLGSRYPYDLLIDGNDQRGIDVGLYSKYPFGTLRTHMFDKDGKTVIFSRDCLEAEVFLPGQQSLHVLCNHFKSRGYDADNTADKKRERQATAVAKILESYDLEKDWVVVAGDFNDNPGSAPLQPLLAVPGLHDVLGLQFKDDPVQRWTYHYDKFEQIDFILVSAPLKDRFRKAGVERRGIYNLKAMTMAANAKVPIEDEYTSVKKWADAASDHGAVWAEFEL from the coding sequence ATGGCAAAATATTTCAGGATCGGTTCATTCAATGTCCAGAATCTTTTCCAGCGCGCAAAAGCCCTCAATTTTCAGAACCACAGCACCGTAGACCAAATCCTGGTAAAAATCAATGAGTTCCAGGACCTGCTCGCAAAAACCTTGTATACAGAATCCGACAAGCAGGAGATTGTCAGGATGTATACCGGGGAACTGAGCGGGTACATCGAAGTCCGGGAGAACCGCGGGAAGTTGTTTCTGAGGAAAGGCCAGAAAATCATTGGTGTGAAAGCGAACGGGAAAGGTGATGACTGGGACGGGGAGGTTGCCTTCAGGCCGGACTCGTTTAAGGAACTGACCCGGGAAAATACCGCACAGGTGATCAAGGATATCCACGCGGACATCCTGTGCATTGTCGAGGCGGAAGACCGGCCTACGCTGAAGTCGTTCGATGCCCAGTTACTGGGATCGCGGTATCCTTACGATCTTCTCATCGATGGCAACGACCAGCGGGGAATCGATGTCGGCCTGTACAGCAAGTACCCGTTCGGCACCCTCCGCACGCACATGTTCGATAAAGATGGCAAGACGGTCATTTTCAGTCGTGACTGTCTCGAAGCCGAGGTGTTTCTCCCCGGCCAGCAGTCCCTGCATGTCCTCTGCAACCACTTCAAGAGCCGGGGATATGATGCGGACAATACTGCGGACAAGAAACGCGAGCGCCAGGCAACCGCTGTTGCAAAGATCCTAGAGTCCTATGACCTGGAAAAGGACTGGGTCGTTGTTGCCGGGGATTTCAACGACAACCCGGGGAGCGCCCCGCTGCAACCCCTGCTTGCGGTACCTGGCCTGCACGATGTCCTCGGGCTCCAGTTCAAAGACGACCCGGTGCAACGCTGGACTTATCATTACGACAAGTTCGAACAGATCGATTTCATTCTCGTGTCTGCACCCCTGAAAGACCGTTTCCGCAAAGCCGGTGTTGAGCGCCGGGGGATCTACAATCTCAAGGCCATGACCATGGCAGCCAATGCGAAGGTACCAATCGAAGATGAGTACACCTCGGTAAAAAAATGGGCCGATGCAGCCTCAGACCACGGGGCCGTCTGGGCTGAATTCGAGCTGTGA
- a CDS encoding alpha/beta hydrolase — protein MIVDPIGDLFSALKAGIPDPNKLPARAREEFSALYVEFQEIEQPKLEQVVIRDGLNGFWITVPESLPERTVLFFHGGGFSVGSTRDHIGFCTSLARACRSQVFSVDYRLAPEHVFPAAADDALCAYQYLTAHGILPHHIVPIGISAGGTLVLDLLISARDAKLALPLAAVCLSPLTDMQFSGESVERNTGLDWITPARLNAIRTVYLAGKDVKDPLASPVHARLHHLPRLYVQIGTHELLLSDVAAFVQKARWAGSPVQLELWEGMFHCWQVFTRDVPEAKRALEHIGSFVQDALNR, from the coding sequence ATGATAGTTGATCCAATCGGGGATCTCTTCTCCGCGCTCAAAGCGGGCATCCCGGACCCCAACAAACTGCCCGCCCGGGCACGAGAGGAGTTCTCCGCTTTGTACGTGGAGTTCCAGGAGATTGAGCAGCCGAAACTGGAACAGGTCGTGATCCGTGACGGACTGAACGGGTTCTGGATCACCGTTCCTGAATCTCTCCCGGAACGCACCGTCCTCTTCTTCCACGGCGGAGGTTTTTCTGTAGGCTCAACCCGCGATCATATCGGCTTTTGTACAAGTCTTGCCCGTGCCTGCCGCTCACAGGTGTTCTCGGTGGACTATCGCCTGGCACCCGAACATGTCTTTCCGGCAGCCGCCGACGATGCCCTTTGTGCCTACCAGTATCTCACTGCTCATGGGATTCTCCCCCACCATATCGTCCCGATCGGCATCTCGGCCGGAGGCACGCTGGTGCTCGATCTCTTAATCTCTGCACGGGATGCAAAGCTGGCACTCCCGCTGGCAGCAGTCTGCCTGTCTCCCCTGACCGATATGCAGTTTTCCGGAGAATCTGTTGAGAGAAACACGGGACTTGACTGGATCACCCCGGCCCGGCTCAACGCCATCCGCACCGTATACCTTGCGGGAAAGGATGTAAAAGATCCGCTCGCATCACCGGTGCATGCCCGGCTGCACCACCTCCCCCGGCTCTATGTCCAGATAGGGACGCACGAGCTCTTACTCTCCGATGTGGCGGCGTTTGTCCAGAAAGCGCGCTGGGCCGGCTCCCCCGTCCAGCTGGAACTCTGGGAAGGGATGTTCCACTGCTGGCAGGTATTCACCCGCGATGTGCCGGAAGCCAAACGGGCACTTGAGCACATCGGATCATTCGTCCAGGACGCCCTGAACCGGTAA
- a CDS encoding flavin reductase family protein, with protein sequence MKRSFGARTIAYPLPVFLIGTYDTAGKPDAMVAAWGGICSSDPPSIAVSVRPSRQTYKNLMAKKEFTVSIPSVEQMSRADAFGIASGADTDKFVRTGLTPVKAEKVNAPYVGECPVVLECRVSQVVVIGAHTQFIGEILDVKIDEKMLDAGGKPDLSKINPLIFDVIRSEYFSCGKSVGKAFSAGKKHLP encoded by the coding sequence ATGAAGCGATCCTTTGGGGCACGCACGATTGCCTACCCGCTCCCGGTATTTCTTATCGGGACCTATGACACCGCCGGAAAACCCGATGCAATGGTTGCCGCATGGGGTGGCATCTGTTCTTCCGATCCCCCGAGCATCGCGGTATCGGTCCGACCTTCGCGCCAGACCTACAAGAACCTGATGGCAAAAAAGGAGTTTACCGTAAGTATCCCTTCCGTGGAACAGATGAGCCGGGCGGATGCATTCGGGATCGCATCGGGGGCAGATACCGATAAATTCGTACGGACCGGGTTAACACCGGTTAAAGCAGAAAAGGTCAATGCCCCGTACGTGGGGGAATGCCCGGTGGTGCTGGAATGCCGGGTCTCACAGGTGGTCGTAATCGGTGCCCATACGCAGTTTATCGGCGAAATTCTTGATGTAAAGATCGATGAGAAGATGCTTGATGCGGGGGGAAAACCGGATCTTTCAAAGATCAACCCGCTCATATTTGATGTCATCCGATCAGAGTATTTCAGTTGCGGGAAAAGTGTGGGAAAGGCATTCAGTGCAGGAAAAAAGCATCTGCCCTGA
- a CDS encoding PAS domain S-box protein, producing the protein MISILYIDDEPELLDIARLYLEQKKDMRVDTGVSATEALANLKKNPRSHDVVVSDFMMPELDGISFLKKIRELDPALPFIIFTGRGREEVVIEALNNGADFYIQKGGDPTSQFVELEHKIRLAVEHRNAKEKIVSLNRLYAVLSQVNLAIMRIRTREDLLSEVCRIAATTGKFRPVWVGMIDYQQMVLRPIAVEAFGEDVPRTIPFFANGDQQEYCHGLQAILEGRHFICRNIQDYPQESVLRAGSEKYGFEAFGAFPLKFHEKIIGAFLVYAADPELFNAEEIQLLEEVASGISFALETIDEEKHRVQAESALRDSEQQYRIFIDSMDDMVFLKDHEFRYIVINKALEKYLGTAENLIIGKTDSDLMPVHLAEQCQDSDNKTLDTGHATIILEYHEKNVYETHKFPVKFQDGRTYIGGYIRDITSQKNAEQLVKESELKYRIVANNTYDWELWWSPDENYLYVSPSVERVTGHTPEEFTQDPDLLWRIIHPDDRRDFQKHQQDVIRTKEPGVVEFRIILPDGSIRWIEHVCDSVYSDDGKYMGHRACNRDITDRKYLEEQLFRLNQVQMSLIQNAHIWLMILDEMGNVKVWNNGAEMISGFTAAEAVGNPELWKHLYPDTWYRAFVTTRIREIIDKKIYFENLETRIRTKTGDLRYILWNTQKHDSLPGERVSYIAIGRDITDSRIAQKSLESLERFMDLNPNPVLKTDIGGGVIYANKASNPLLAAWNCTTGGAVPEEIKAGIDEVLETFLPKNLILKVNSTSYRFDLFPNREETSVTIYSRVCGDPCIL; encoded by the coding sequence GTGATCTCGATCCTGTATATTGATGATGAACCGGAACTGTTGGACATAGCCAGGCTGTACCTTGAACAAAAAAAGGATATGCGGGTTGATACCGGTGTATCCGCAACCGAAGCGCTTGCAAACCTGAAAAAAAATCCCCGGTCCCACGATGTTGTCGTATCCGACTTCATGATGCCCGAACTGGATGGCATCTCCTTTTTGAAAAAAATCCGTGAACTGGACCCGGCGCTCCCCTTCATCATCTTCACCGGGCGGGGGCGGGAAGAGGTTGTGATCGAAGCCCTGAATAATGGAGCAGATTTCTATATCCAGAAAGGGGGTGATCCCACGTCCCAGTTCGTTGAACTGGAACATAAAATACGGCTGGCAGTCGAACACCGGAATGCAAAAGAGAAGATCGTATCACTCAACCGTCTCTATGCGGTGCTCAGCCAGGTCAACCTCGCGATTATGCGGATCCGCACGCGGGAGGACCTCCTTTCCGAAGTCTGCCGCATCGCAGCAACTACCGGAAAATTCCGTCCGGTATGGGTGGGGATGATCGATTACCAGCAGATGGTTCTCCGGCCCATAGCTGTGGAGGCGTTCGGGGAGGATGTTCCCAGGACGATCCCTTTTTTCGCAAACGGGGATCAGCAGGAATACTGCCACGGGCTCCAGGCAATTCTGGAAGGCAGGCATTTTATCTGCAGGAATATCCAGGATTACCCGCAGGAATCAGTACTCCGGGCCGGATCTGAAAAGTACGGCTTCGAGGCATTCGGGGCATTCCCGCTGAAGTTCCACGAAAAAATCATTGGCGCATTCCTTGTGTACGCTGCTGATCCGGAATTATTCAATGCAGAAGAGATCCAGCTGCTGGAGGAAGTTGCATCGGGTATCTCCTTTGCCCTTGAAACCATCGACGAAGAAAAACACCGGGTACAGGCAGAGAGTGCGCTCCGGGATTCGGAACAACAGTATCGCATCTTCATTGATTCCATGGATGACATGGTCTTTTTAAAAGATCACGAGTTCCGGTATATCGTTATCAATAAGGCACTGGAGAAGTATTTAGGGACCGCCGAAAACCTGATCATAGGTAAAACGGATTCTGACCTGATGCCTGTTCACCTAGCCGAACAATGCCAGGATTCGGATAATAAAACACTCGATACCGGGCACGCCACGATTATCCTGGAATACCATGAGAAAAATGTCTATGAAACCCATAAATTCCCGGTAAAATTCCAGGATGGCCGTACCTACATCGGGGGATATATCAGGGATATTACCAGCCAGAAGAACGCAGAACAGTTGGTGAAAGAATCGGAGCTGAAATACCGTATCGTTGCCAACAATACCTATGACTGGGAGCTCTGGTGGAGTCCTGATGAGAACTATCTTTATGTATCTCCATCGGTTGAACGGGTAACGGGCCATACTCCGGAGGAGTTCACACAGGATCCGGATCTGCTCTGGCGTATCATTCATCCGGATGACCGCCGCGATTTCCAGAAACACCAGCAGGACGTAATCAGGACAAAAGAACCCGGTGTTGTCGAATTCCGTATCATCCTGCCCGACGGATCGATACGGTGGATCGAGCATGTCTGCGATTCAGTCTACAGCGACGACGGGAAGTATATGGGTCACCGGGCATGCAACCGGGATATTACCGACCGGAAATACCTGGAAGAGCAGCTGTTCCGGCTTAACCAGGTCCAGATGAGCCTGATCCAGAATGCCCACATCTGGCTCATGATCCTTGATGAGATGGGTAATGTGAAGGTCTGGAATAACGGAGCCGAAATGATCAGCGGTTTTACCGCGGCAGAAGCGGTTGGCAATCCGGAACTCTGGAAACACCTGTATCCGGATACCTGGTATCGTGCATTTGTTACCACGAGGATCCGGGAGATTATCGATAAGAAAATATATTTTGAGAATCTTGAAACCAGGATACGCACAAAAACCGGGGATCTACGCTACATATTATGGAACACGCAGAAACACGACAGCCTTCCCGGGGAGCGGGTGAGTTACATCGCTATCGGACGGGATATCACCGACAGCAGGATTGCGCAGAAAAGTCTTGAGTCGCTGGAACGGTTCATGGACCTTAATCCGAATCCGGTACTGAAGACCGATATCGGCGGGGGTGTCATCTATGCCAACAAAGCCAGCAATCCGCTCCTTGCAGCATGGAATTGTACAACCGGTGGCGCGGTCCCTGAAGAGATCAAGGCGGGCATAGACGAGGTTCTTGAAACGTTCCTGCCAAAAAATCTTATCCTGAAAGTCAACTCGACATCATACCGTTTTGACCTGTTTCCCAATCGCGAGGAGACGAGTGTCACCATCTATAGCAGGGTGTGCGGCGATCCGTGTATTCTCTGA
- a CDS encoding zinc-ribbon domain-containing protein, producing the protein MPDNLNDFSTPCPRCKALVPDGSKFCEVCGAAMPVQKICPKCGKPAAAIMKFCDQCGAPLNQVTVAPQATAVISQPPAPPSKPFVSVEPSPAAEPDLIPVGQETDAEKPSWYIPPAGKNAAPPTSPPTSGSSPSSAGKFVTVAGPKPVSPAKPSAPAAGIMSNKTVTLAAVVGIVILIVIALIVLSVLNVDTDPSKPLTVVPTSPPSPLPAVSYTSGTTPQPTGSPSSPPSPADGGAVSMVPGPTQVMPAATNVLITADKDTVTGAISLQIAGGPGKSVVKEVRGTVYRSDGQTSTGTLNPAGPSQEVVIPGSKGTDRVVVTVVLFSGDQYVVLDKLMTFRARG; encoded by the coding sequence ATGCCCGATAATCTGAATGATTTCTCAACCCCCTGCCCCCGGTGTAAGGCCTTGGTACCTGATGGAAGTAAATTCTGTGAGGTGTGCGGAGCAGCGATGCCGGTGCAAAAAATCTGCCCGAAATGCGGTAAACCGGCAGCGGCTATCATGAAGTTCTGTGATCAGTGTGGTGCCCCACTTAATCAGGTAACGGTTGCCCCGCAAGCTACCGCTGTCATTTCACAACCCCCAGCACCCCCATCAAAACCCTTCGTTTCCGTTGAACCGTCACCCGCTGCTGAACCGGATTTAATCCCGGTTGGGCAGGAAACCGATGCAGAAAAACCGTCATGGTATATACCCCCTGCAGGAAAGAACGCAGCCCCCCCGACATCGCCCCCCACGTCCGGGTCATCCCCGTCATCGGCCGGGAAATTTGTTACGGTTGCCGGACCAAAACCCGTTTCCCCAGCAAAACCTTCTGCCCCTGCCGCGGGTATAATGAGTAACAAGACAGTCACCCTAGCAGCAGTGGTCGGCATTGTTATCCTCATTGTCATTGCCCTGATAGTACTTTCTGTATTGAATGTTGACACGGATCCCTCCAAACCGTTAACCGTTGTTCCCACTTCTCCCCCATCCCCTTTGCCGGCCGTATCCTATACTTCCGGAACAACCCCACAACCCACCGGTTCCCCGTCTTCCCCACCATCGCCTGCGGATGGTGGTGCGGTGTCCATGGTTCCCGGCCCCACCCAGGTTATGCCGGCTGCAACCAATGTACTCATCACTGCCGATAAGGACACCGTTACGGGTGCCATTTCGTTACAGATCGCTGGCGGACCCGGCAAGTCTGTGGTAAAAGAAGTCCGTGGAACGGTCTATCGATCGGATGGCCAGACCAGTACCGGGACACTCAATCCTGCCGGGCCAAGTCAGGAAGTTGTCATTCCCGGATCAAAAGGTACGGATCGCGTTGTCGTGACCGTTGTTCTCTTTTCCGGAGATCAATACGTCGTACTGGACAAACTTATGACTTTCCGTGCGCGAGGGTAA